The Polaribacter sp. MED152 region CTAAAGGTGGTTATAGATTATCCAAAAATTCAAGATGAGCAAGTTATTATGCGTCAGAATTTGAGTGGAGGTTTTTCTAAAGTAAACCCTGTAATTTCAGTAGAGCAAATTAACAGAGCAAGAGAAGTTGTGAATGAGGTGTATATGGATGAGAAAATAGAAAAGTACATTTTAGATATCATCTTTGCAACACGTTACCCAGAAAAATACAACCTACCAAATTTAAAAGATTTAATAAGTTTTGGAGCATCACCAAGAGGTAGTATCAACCTAGCAAAAGCTGCTAAATGTTATGCCTTTATTAAAAGAAGAGGTTATGTAATTCCAGAAGATGTTAGAGCTGTTGTAGGCGATGTTTTACGTCATAGAATTGGTATTACTTACGAAGCAGAAGCAGAAAATGTAACCTCAGTAGAAATCATCAATCAAATTATTAACGAAGTAGAAGTACCTTAGAATTAGCTCTTAGCGTTTAGCAAAAATCAAAAAAGCAAAAAGCCAATAGCTTATAAAAATGGATACAAAAGAAATACTTAAGAAAGTTCGTAAAATAGAAATTAAGACAAAACGTTTGTCTAATGATATTTTTGGAGGTGAATACCATTCATCTTTTAAAGGACGAGGTATGACTTTTTCTGAAGTTCGTCAATACCAGTTTGGAGATGATGTTAGAACCATAGATTGGAATGTTACAGCACGTTATAACGAACCTTATGTAAAGGTTTTTGAAGAAGAACGTGAGTTAACCATGCTATTAATGGTAGATGTTTCAGGGTCAGAATTTTTTGGTACAACCAATCAATTTAAAAAAGACACCATTACAGAAATTGCTGCAACACTAGCCTTTTCTGCAACTCAAAACAATGATAAAGTTGGTTTGGTTTTATTTTCCGATGATATAGAGCTATACATTCCTCCTAAAAAAGGAAAAAGTCATGTTCTTAGAATCATTAGAGAATTAATTGAGTTTAAGCCTAAAAGTAAAAAAACCAATATTTCAGTAGCCTTAAAGTTTTTATCTAGTGTTTTAAAGAAAAGAGCAATTGTTTTTATGTTATCAGATTTTATGGATGATGATTACGAAAAAACGGCAAAGATTGCTGCCAAGAAACACGATTTAACAGGCATAAGAGTGTATGACAAACACGATGAAGAAATTCCGAATTTAGGAATGGTACCAATGTTAGATTCAGAAACAGGTACAATACAGTATGTAAATACATCATCTAAAACAACCAGAAATAACTATAAAGCAAACGCTTTAAGATTAACAGATTATTACACCAATACTTTTCAAAGAAGTGGTGCAGGTACTATTAACACTAGGGTTGATGAAAGTTATGTAAAAAAGTTATTGGGATATTTTAAACATAAAGGAAGATAGTTTAGAGCATGAAAAAACACATTTTATATATTTTTTTATGGATATCTGCCATTGGTTTTTCACAAACCTCAATGGTAAGTGCAGATATAGAAACCTCTAATATTAGAATTGGTGAACAGTTTAGTTACAAAATTGTAATTAATGAAACCGAAAACGTAATTTTGCCTAAGTTAGAACTTCAAGGTTTAGAAGTTATCGATTCTGCTAAGGTTGATACTATCAACAACAAGTTAATTCAAAAGTATATTTTAACAGGTTTCGATAGTGGAGCATATTACATTCCACAGCAACAAATATTCATTAAAAACCAAGCATACTTAACAGATTCTTTATTAATAAATGTAGCTACAGTAGCTGTAGACACAACTCAAATAAAGAAATACCCAATTAAATCCATTAAAAAAGAACCTTTTGTTTTTGATGATTTTAAAATATACATCTACCTTTTAATTGCTGCCTTACTAATTATAGGTTTCTGGATTTACTGGTTTGTTATTAGAAAAAGAAAAACACAAGAGGAAGAGCCAACTTACAGAGCATTGCCTCCATATGAAGAGGCTATGTATAGGCTGAATGAGTTAGATGAAAAATTGCTTTGGCAGAATAACAAAACCAAACAATATTATAGTGAGTTAACAGAAATTATTCGTGGTTATATAGAGCGTGAACTTAAAGTACCTGCTTTAGAAAAAACATCAGATGAAATTATAGAAACTTTAAAAGATTTTTACGATGCTAAAACCATTAGAACATCACAAGCAACAATTCAAAAGTTAAAAGAGCTATTCCAAGAAGCAGATTTAGTAAAATTTGCAAAATCGAAACCTTTAGCTTTAGAAATTGAAGAAGACAGAAAAGATGCAGAAGCTATTGTTGGCGACTTAAAACCTAAAATTATTAGCAAAGATGATGAATTGGAGTAATTTTGAGTTTCTAAACCCAGAGTTTTTATGGTTGCTAATTCTAATTCCGCTATTAGCATTATGGTACTTTTTTGTACGCAAAAAAGATGCTGCAGTATTAACAGTGCCAAGTATAAAAGGCTTTAAAACCAAAGCCTCTTTCTTAGCGAAGTTAAAGCCAATTTTATATGTTTTTAGATTATTGGCCTTAGCAGCAATAATTGTTGCACTTGCAAGACCTAGAAATGTATCTGTAAGCAAAAGAACTAAAACAAATAGAGGAATAGATATTGTTATGGCTATAGATGTTTCTGCAAGTATGTTGGCTAGAGATTTAAAGCCAAACAGACTAGAAGCTTTAAAAAAGGTAGCCGTAGATTTTGTAGATAGAAGACCAAATGATAGAATTGGTATCGTAGTTTATGCAGGAGAAAGTTTTACGCAAACACCAATTACTAGTGATAAAACCATTGTAAAAAGAACCATAAATCGTTTGCAATGGGGTCAATTAGAAGGTGGTACTGCAATTGGTATGGGTTTAGGTTCTAGGGTTAATAGATTAAAAGATAGTAAAGCCAAAAGCAAGGTTATTATTTTACTTACAGATGGTGTAAATAATGCAGGGAATATAGACCCTACAACAGCAACAGAATTAGCAAAAGAATTGGGCATTAAAGTTTATACAATTGGTATTGGTACAAATGGAATGGCCGACTTTCCTTGGAGTAAAGACCCAAGAACAGGAATGTTAAACTTTAGAAAGCAACAAGTGCAAATAGATGAAGATTTGCTGAAAAATATTGCAGAAGAAACACAAGGGAAATACTTTAGAGCTACAGACAATACATCATTAAAAGAAATCTATGATGAAATTGATGCTTTAGAAAAAACAAAAATTGAAGAATTCAAATACTATAACTATCAAGAAATGTATAGAGATTTGGTATTCTTGGCCTTAGGTTTATTGATTTTAGAATTTTTATTAAGAAACACATTATTTAAGAGTTTTATTTAAATGTACAGATTAGAAGAACCAATTTATTTTTATGCATTAGCAATCATACCAGTTATGATTGTAATCTATTTGTTGGTTTTATGGTGGAAAAAAAGCACGCAGCGTAAATTCTCGAATGCAGAATTATTACAAAAAATAGCACCAAATTCTTCAGTTTTTAAATCAACATTAAAACTAATTATGTTGTTATTAGGTAT contains the following coding sequences:
- a CDS encoding BatD family protein produces the protein MKKHILYIFLWISAIGFSQTSMVSADIETSNIRIGEQFSYKIVINETENVILPKLELQGLEVIDSAKVDTINNKLIQKYILTGFDSGAYYIPQQQIFIKNQAYLTDSLLINVATVAVDTTQIKKYPIKSIKKEPFVFDDFKIYIYLLIAALLIIGFWIYWFVIRKRKTQEEEPTYRALPPYEEAMYRLNELDEKLLWQNNKTKQYYSELTEIIRGYIERELKVPALEKTSDEIIETLKDFYDAKTIRTSQATIQKLKELFQEADLVKFAKSKPLALEIEEDRKDAEAIVGDLKPKIISKDDELE
- a CDS encoding VWA domain-containing protein, whose protein sequence is MNWSNFEFLNPEFLWLLILIPLLALWYFFVRKKDAAVLTVPSIKGFKTKASFLAKLKPILYVFRLLALAAIIVALARPRNVSVSKRTKTNRGIDIVMAIDVSASMLARDLKPNRLEALKKVAVDFVDRRPNDRIGIVVYAGESFTQTPITSDKTIVKRTINRLQWGQLEGGTAIGMGLGSRVNRLKDSKAKSKVIILLTDGVNNAGNIDPTTATELAKELGIKVYTIGIGTNGMADFPWSKDPRTGMLNFRKQQVQIDEDLLKNIAEETQGKYFRATDNTSLKEIYDEIDALEKTKIEEFKYYNYQEMYRDLVFLALGLLILEFLLRNTLFKSFI
- a CDS encoding DUF58 domain-containing protein; translation: MDTKEILKKVRKIEIKTKRLSNDIFGGEYHSSFKGRGMTFSEVRQYQFGDDVRTIDWNVTARYNEPYVKVFEEERELTMLLMVDVSGSEFFGTTNQFKKDTITEIAATLAFSATQNNDKVGLVLFSDDIELYIPPKKGKSHVLRIIRELIEFKPKSKKTNISVALKFLSSVLKKRAIVFMLSDFMDDDYEKTAKIAAKKHDLTGIRVYDKHDEEIPNLGMVPMLDSETGTIQYVNTSSKTTRNNYKANALRLTDYYTNTFQRSGAGTINTRVDESYVKKLLGYFKHKGR